One part of the Streptomyces ferrugineus genome encodes these proteins:
- a CDS encoding non-ribosomal peptide synthetase: MSGASGTSMADRFSALSGEQRVRLMRRLVESGQAGLIPAVVPRRDGDGPVRLSPAQEDLWVYESLYPGTPALNLCCAYHFDDPVDADLLETALTLVRAHHDILRARIEGEPGALSVTFPPEERFRLEREDLRGTGTTIAEAFETFRRRPFDLAGEPLMRARFVTVDDRRTTLMLSLHHVIADWWSFDVLQAEFAAAHGALRSGTAGTALTRPPIQYADFASWQGELEEAGVFEARLAFWRRYLAEPPGPLTVPGARAGSSEEIAQIPFRVDADTARAVRALARERGASVYVVLMAAFAVLAHRLTGADDMVLGTPTANRAAKGLERVIGYVMNAIPTRWRIRTGDSFADVLARFAADFPELMANADVPVGRIVSAVAPDRSAGRSPLFQWVFMHLTQQRSVAALREFSEPERIHTGGEHDLVGIVRDADDGAMDGSFEIRTALFDADAVRHWTDAYLELLRRFTAEPEVPLAEVGLVPEADRRRVAELSSGGPAPEPLTLPDLVARQAARTPDAPALETGALALTYADLVTRVDQLASVFAEYGAGPGEVVALALGRTGAMTPALLAVQRTGAAYLPIDPDYPPERVSMALADVGPVLVVVGERGVPVDTDVSTLMLSSSLELPRDAVDRLPRRRGSSRPRGGSRKSTTAPRPYGAPAPAYVIHTSGSTGRPKGVVVPHTGLAALAQGLVDAMALTPDSRVLQLGSPAFDISLGEMCMAFGSGGTLVVAPEGPLTGQELGDVLTGRRISAALVPPSVLATVPAGQYPELRSLAVGAEVCPPELVARWAVGGRRFHNAYGPTECTVGATVSGPLTGDGTRPPIGAPLPGTRAYVLDERLRPVPPGVCGELYLAGPGVAYGYLGRAAASAERFVADPYGPPGERMYRTGDLARRRHDGQLDYLGRSDDQVKIRGLRIEPGEIAAVLTGHPSVERAVAIVREDRPGRPRLVAYVVGGEGAEPVPGALLAYAAGRLPAAMVPADVVVLDALPLAPNGKLDRAALPAPGGGPSAGGRAPQGSREVALCALFEEVLGVEEVGADDDFFRLGGDSIMAIQLAGRASGAGLGVTPRDVFTARTPAALALTAREVADLGADRGTGRFPLTPVMRWWREQGGDAAAFTQSMVFPVPSGAGPGRVEAAVRGLVERHGVLRMRLVEGELEIPEAVPDVAVERVEVPAGADPRELAGEAAASVRLDPEQGEMLRAVWLDPGSGRPGLLLLTVHHLAVDGVSWRLLGPELAAGERPIPAPGTSFAGWARLLAEEALRPELADVQSAWWERMLSGPDARIAGGRGAGAPRAVLTVELAPEVTEAVLAEVTEAFHCGPDAVLLTALAAAALRRRDAGTGLLVHLEGHGREGLSRPADVSRTVGWFTTQYPVRLDAGDALGADFWQPARDAAGEALKQVKEQLRAVPSAGLGWGLLRYLNPDTAPKLATLPVPDLRFNYLGRFSGGDTADGELLGMAAEALPLGHAVEVDAVVVERDAGRLCLSAGFSYARGVLDEDEVSELARLWCEAIEVLVEHARRGGTGGHTSSDFPLVDLSPDQLALLEDDLDLGLDDEGDD; this comes from the coding sequence GTGAGCGGCGCTTCGGGCACGTCGATGGCGGACCGTTTCAGCGCGCTCAGCGGTGAGCAGCGCGTCCGCCTGATGCGGCGGCTGGTGGAGTCCGGGCAGGCGGGGCTGATCCCCGCGGTGGTGCCTCGGCGCGACGGGGACGGGCCGGTGCGGCTCAGCCCGGCGCAGGAGGACCTGTGGGTGTACGAGTCGCTGTATCCCGGCACTCCGGCGCTCAACCTGTGCTGTGCCTACCACTTCGACGACCCGGTCGACGCGGACCTGCTGGAGACGGCGCTGACGCTGGTCCGGGCGCACCACGACATCCTGCGGGCCCGTATCGAGGGCGAGCCGGGTGCGCTGAGCGTCACGTTCCCGCCCGAGGAGCGCTTCCGGCTGGAGCGGGAGGACCTGCGCGGCACCGGCACCACCATCGCCGAGGCCTTCGAGACGTTCCGGCGCCGTCCCTTCGACCTGGCCGGTGAGCCGCTGATGCGGGCCCGGTTCGTCACGGTCGACGACCGGCGGACCACGCTGATGCTGAGCCTGCACCACGTCATCGCCGACTGGTGGTCCTTCGACGTGCTCCAGGCCGAGTTCGCCGCGGCCCACGGGGCGCTGCGCTCGGGTACGGCGGGGACCGCGCTGACCCGGCCCCCCATCCAGTACGCCGATTTCGCCTCCTGGCAGGGCGAGTTGGAGGAGGCCGGGGTCTTCGAGGCGCGGCTGGCGTTCTGGCGCCGCTACCTCGCCGAGCCGCCCGGGCCGCTCACCGTGCCCGGGGCCCGCGCGGGGTCGTCCGAGGAGATCGCCCAGATCCCGTTCCGCGTCGACGCCGACACCGCCCGGGCCGTACGGGCGCTGGCCCGGGAGCGCGGCGCGTCCGTGTACGTCGTGCTGATGGCGGCCTTCGCGGTCCTGGCGCACCGCCTCACCGGCGCCGACGACATGGTGCTCGGCACCCCGACGGCCAACCGGGCCGCCAAGGGCCTGGAGCGGGTCATCGGGTACGTCATGAACGCCATCCCCACCCGCTGGCGGATCCGGACCGGCGACTCCTTCGCCGACGTACTGGCCCGGTTCGCGGCCGACTTCCCCGAGCTGATGGCCAACGCCGACGTGCCGGTGGGGCGGATCGTCTCGGCGGTCGCGCCGGACCGCAGCGCCGGGCGCTCCCCGCTGTTCCAGTGGGTGTTCATGCACCTCACCCAGCAGCGCAGCGTGGCCGCGCTGCGGGAGTTCAGCGAGCCCGAGCGGATCCACACGGGCGGCGAGCACGACCTGGTGGGCATCGTCCGGGACGCCGACGACGGGGCGATGGACGGCAGCTTCGAGATCCGTACGGCCCTCTTCGACGCGGATGCCGTGCGGCACTGGACGGACGCGTACCTGGAGCTGCTGCGGCGCTTCACCGCGGAGCCGGAGGTGCCGCTGGCCGAGGTGGGGCTGGTGCCCGAGGCCGACCGGCGCCGGGTGGCGGAGCTGAGCTCCGGCGGGCCCGCGCCCGAGCCGCTGACCCTGCCCGACCTGGTCGCCCGGCAGGCGGCCCGCACGCCTGACGCGCCGGCGCTGGAGACCGGGGCGCTGGCGCTGACCTACGCCGATCTTGTTACGCGCGTTGATCAGTTGGCCTCCGTGTTCGCCGAGTACGGGGCGGGGCCCGGTGAGGTCGTGGCCCTCGCGTTGGGGCGCACCGGCGCGATGACGCCTGCGCTGCTGGCGGTTCAGCGGACTGGTGCCGCGTACTTGCCGATCGACCCCGACTATCCGCCGGAGCGGGTTTCGATGGCGTTGGCGGATGTGGGGCCGGTGTTGGTGGTTGTGGGGGAGCGGGGGGTGCCGGTCGATACGGATGTGTCGACGTTGATGCTGAGCTCTTCGCTGGAATTGCCACGTGATGCCGTCGATCGGCTGCCGCGCCGTCGTGGCTCGTCGCGCCCACGCGGCGGTAGCCGCAAATCGACAACAGCCCCGCGCCCCTATGGGGCGCCGGCACCCGCGTACGTCATACACACCTCCGGCTCCACTGGCCGTCCCAAGGGCGTCGTCGTCCCGCACACCGGGCTTGCCGCCCTCGCCCAGGGCCTCGTGGATGCCATGGCGCTGACCCCGGACAGCAGGGTGCTGCAGCTCGGCTCGCCCGCCTTCGACATCTCCCTGGGCGAGATGTGCATGGCGTTCGGCTCGGGCGGGACGCTGGTCGTGGCGCCGGAGGGGCCGCTCACCGGGCAGGAGCTGGGTGATGTGCTCACCGGGCGGCGCATCAGTGCCGCCCTCGTGCCGCCCTCCGTGCTCGCGACCGTCCCCGCCGGGCAGTACCCGGAGCTGCGGTCGCTCGCCGTGGGCGCGGAGGTGTGTCCGCCGGAGCTGGTGGCGCGCTGGGCCGTCGGCGGGCGCCGGTTCCACAACGCGTACGGGCCCACCGAGTGCACCGTCGGCGCCACCGTCTCCGGCCCGCTGACCGGCGACGGCACCCGGCCGCCGATCGGCGCGCCGCTCCCGGGCACGCGCGCGTACGTCCTGGACGAGCGGCTGCGGCCGGTGCCGCCGGGGGTGTGCGGTGAGCTGTATCTGGCGGGGCCGGGGGTGGCGTACGGCTATCTGGGGCGGGCGGCGGCGAGTGCCGAGCGGTTCGTCGCCGATCCGTACGGGCCGCCCGGTGAGCGCATGTACCGCACCGGGGACCTGGCCCGCCGCCGGCACGACGGGCAACTCGACTACCTGGGCCGGTCCGACGACCAGGTGAAGATCCGGGGGCTGCGGATCGAGCCGGGCGAGATCGCCGCCGTGCTCACCGGGCATCCCTCGGTGGAGCGGGCGGTGGCCATCGTACGGGAGGACCGGCCGGGCCGGCCGCGGCTCGTCGCGTACGTCGTCGGCGGCGAGGGCGCCGAGCCGGTGCCGGGCGCGCTGCTGGCGTACGCCGCCGGGCGGTTGCCGGCCGCGATGGTGCCGGCCGACGTGGTGGTGCTGGACGCGCTGCCGCTGGCGCCGAACGGCAAGCTGGACCGGGCGGCGCTGCCCGCGCCGGGAGGCGGGCCGAGCGCCGGCGGGCGGGCTCCCCAGGGCTCTCGTGAGGTCGCCCTGTGCGCCCTGTTCGAGGAGGTGCTGGGCGTCGAGGAGGTGGGGGCCGACGACGACTTCTTCCGGCTGGGCGGCGACAGCATCATGGCGATCCAGCTCGCGGGGCGGGCCTCGGGGGCGGGGCTGGGCGTCACGCCGCGTGATGTCTTCACGGCCCGTACGCCCGCGGCGCTGGCGCTGACCGCGCGGGAGGTCGCCGACCTCGGCGCGGACCGCGGCACCGGGCGTTTCCCGCTCACGCCGGTCATGCGCTGGTGGCGTGAACAGGGCGGGGACGCGGCGGCGTTCACGCAGTCGATGGTGTTCCCGGTGCCGTCGGGCGCGGGCCCGGGGCGTGTCGAGGCGGCCGTGCGCGGGCTGGTCGAGCGGCACGGTGTGCTGCGGATGCGGCTGGTGGAGGGCGAGCTGGAGATTCCCGAGGCCGTCCCCGACGTGGCCGTCGAGCGGGTCGAGGTGCCCGCCGGTGCCGATCCGCGCGAACTGGCCGGCGAAGCGGCGGCTTCGGTGCGGCTCGATCCCGAGCAGGGGGAGATGCTGCGGGCCGTCTGGCTCGACCCGGGCTCCGGGCGGCCGGGACTGCTGTTGCTGACGGTGCATCACCTCGCGGTGGACGGGGTGTCCTGGCGGCTGCTGGGGCCCGAGCTGGCGGCCGGGGAGCGGCCGATCCCGGCGCCGGGCACGTCGTTCGCGGGCTGGGCGCGGCTGCTGGCCGAGGAGGCGCTGCGGCCCGAACTGGCCGATGTGCAGTCGGCCTGGTGGGAGCGGATGCTGAGCGGCCCGGACGCGCGGATCGCGGGCGGCCGGGGTGCCGGCGCGCCCCGTGCCGTGCTCACCGTCGAGCTGGCGCCCGAGGTCACCGAGGCGGTTCTGGCCGAGGTGACGGAGGCCTTCCACTGCGGCCCCGACGCGGTACTGCTGACCGCGCTGGCCGCGGCGGCGCTGCGACGCCGGGACGCCGGCACCGGCCTGCTGGTCCACCTGGAGGGCCACGGCCGCGAGGGGCTGTCCCGGCCGGCCGACGTCTCGCGCACCGTGGGCTGGTTCACCACCCAGTACCCGGTCCGGCTGGACGCGGGCGACGCGCTCGGCGCGGACTTCTGGCAGCCCGCGCGGGACGCGGCCGGCGAGGCCCTCAAGCAGGTCAAGGAACAGCTCCGGGCGGTTCCGTCGGCCGGTCTCGGCTGGGGCCTGCTGCGGTACCTCAACCCGGACACGGCCCCGAAGCTGGCCACGCTGCCCGTCCCCGACCTGCGCTTCAACTACCTGGGCCGGTTCTCGGGTGGCGACACCGCCGACGGCGAGCTGCTCGGCATGGCCGCCGAGGCGCTGCCGCTCGGGCACGCCGTGGAGGTGGACGCGGTGGTCGTGGAGCGGGACGCCGGGCGGCTGTGTCTGAGCGCCGGGTTCTCGTATGCGCGCGGGGTGCTCGACGAGGACGAGGTGTCGGAGCTGGCGCGGCTGTGGTGCGAGGCGATCGAGGTGCTGGTCGAGCACGCGCGGCGAGGCGGCACGGGCGGCCACACCAGCTCCGACTTCCCGCTGGTGGACCTGTCGCCGGACCAGCTCGCGCTGCTGGAGGACGACCTGGACCTCGGCCTCGACGACGAAGGGGACGACTGA
- a CDS encoding non-ribosomal peptide synthetase, which translates to MGARIADVLPLSPAQEGLLFHALRDPERPDPYLVQARFRAGPDTAPEALRAAVSALLERHPNLRACFRHAHVDRPVQVIPRAVKPPWTEIDRTGRTPVETEAELARLMAKDRERRFDLARPPLVRATLVRHDEGAELLLTFHHILLDGWSLPLLARELEALTTGAAELPPAVPFKQYLVWLRGQDQERAEAAWRAALGGLTRPAPLAPEGADDGPQDTLDIELTPRLTAAITRRAADAGVTVNTVAQTAWALVLARLTGADDLVFGAVVSGRPHDLPGVERMVGLFINTLPVRIALRSGEGIDELLARVQREQLRLAPYHHVRLSQVQRAAGAGELFDTVLAFENFPRAESAAPAVELVETRDATHYPVTIAVVAGERMLLRVSCRRGVPAAAVGARLVHAFEALTCANGTPADRLDVLPGEERRHLLALADGPARPLSGAPGIPGRFAEQVARTPDAPAVESGGAVLTYGDLDAASDGLAGRLREAGVRPGDTVALPLARSVSMVVAQLAVLKAGACCLPLDPTAPAERLAALVGAAGAKVAVGDARLPSRIRVVDPSEPDSAAPPGMPVPAESAAYVMYTSGSTGEPKGIVTPHRAVVELAADSRFAGGAHQRVLLHSPHTFDAATYETWVPLLNGGTVVIAPPGPVTPELLERLLPEARVTALWLTAELLRTVAEIAPGALGAVREVWAGGDVLAPEAVRRVREHCPGTRVVNGYGPTETTVFATAHPVTGDVGASVPVGRPLDNTRAHVLDHLLRPVPAGAVGELYIAGTGLAHGYLNRAGQTAERFVADPYGPPGARMYRTGDLVRRLPGGELEFRGRSDDQVKVRGFRIEPGEVEAALAACPGVERAVVAARPGPDGGKKLVAYVVGGDLDLVREHAARTLPAHLVPSAWAALDAVPLTAHGKVDRAALPEPGPERPGRGHGRIARPGREQRLCALFARALGTDAIGPDADFFAHGGHSLLALRLTASIQAELGARVSPAALFEAPTPAALAARLAAGQAGGDDEDAYAPLLALRREGDLPPLFCLHPGLGLGWGYAALLPHLAPGRPVYALQTPALHGEQLPKTLGELADDCLPRIRAVRPHGPYLLLGRSFGGPFAHELAVRLRAAGEEVALVAVLDAMPKPPEVARVPLDPAVVEQVALGNLLRNALPGVPAGPGPLDRAEVIARVHAHSALLADLDEPRLGALLGAMERYIEMARAWQPSPYDGRVTLFSATRASEASTEDKRTAWRACAAGVDVHELDCEHSDVLTPGPVGEIAAAVEDVLQGERTVGR; encoded by the coding sequence ATGGGCGCCCGTATCGCGGACGTGCTGCCGCTCTCCCCCGCCCAGGAGGGCCTGCTCTTCCATGCCCTGCGCGATCCGGAGCGCCCCGACCCGTATCTGGTGCAGGCCCGCTTCCGGGCCGGCCCGGACACGGCGCCCGAGGCGTTACGGGCCGCGGTGAGCGCGCTGCTGGAACGGCACCCCAATCTGCGGGCCTGCTTTCGGCACGCGCACGTCGACCGTCCGGTGCAGGTGATCCCGCGTGCCGTGAAACCGCCGTGGACGGAGATCGACCGCACCGGGCGGACGCCGGTCGAGACGGAGGCGGAGCTGGCGCGTCTCATGGCGAAGGACCGGGAGCGCCGGTTCGACCTGGCCCGCCCGCCGCTGGTGCGGGCCACACTGGTCCGGCACGACGAGGGCGCCGAACTGCTGCTGACCTTCCATCACATCCTGCTGGACGGCTGGTCCCTGCCGTTGCTCGCGCGGGAGCTGGAGGCGCTGACGACAGGGGCCGCCGAGCTGCCGCCCGCCGTGCCGTTCAAGCAGTACCTGGTCTGGCTGCGGGGCCAGGACCAGGAGCGCGCGGAGGCCGCGTGGCGTGCGGCGCTGGGCGGGCTGACGCGGCCCGCGCCGCTGGCGCCGGAGGGCGCCGACGACGGCCCTCAGGACACCCTCGACATCGAGCTGACCCCCCGGCTGACAGCGGCGATCACCCGCCGGGCGGCGGACGCCGGTGTCACCGTCAACACCGTGGCGCAGACCGCCTGGGCCCTGGTCCTGGCCCGGCTGACCGGCGCCGACGACCTGGTCTTCGGCGCGGTCGTCTCCGGGCGGCCGCACGATCTGCCCGGCGTCGAGCGGATGGTGGGGCTGTTCATCAACACCCTGCCGGTGCGGATCGCGCTGCGCTCCGGCGAGGGCATCGACGAACTGCTGGCCCGGGTGCAGCGGGAGCAGCTCCGGCTGGCGCCGTATCATCACGTACGGCTGTCGCAGGTGCAGCGGGCGGCCGGGGCGGGCGAACTCTTCGACACGGTCCTGGCGTTCGAGAACTTCCCGCGTGCCGAGAGCGCCGCCCCGGCCGTCGAGCTGGTCGAGACGCGGGACGCGACGCACTACCCGGTGACGATCGCCGTCGTCGCCGGCGAGCGGATGCTGCTGCGGGTGAGCTGCCGCCGGGGCGTGCCGGCGGCCGCGGTCGGCGCCCGACTGGTGCACGCCTTCGAGGCGCTGACCTGCGCGAACGGCACCCCGGCCGACCGGCTCGACGTCCTCCCCGGGGAGGAGCGACGGCATCTGCTCGCCCTGGCCGACGGACCGGCCCGTCCCCTGTCCGGTGCGCCGGGCATCCCCGGGCGCTTCGCCGAGCAAGTGGCCCGTACGCCGGACGCGCCGGCCGTCGAGTCCGGCGGTGCGGTGCTGACGTACGGCGATCTGGACGCGGCCTCCGACGGGCTGGCGGGGCGGCTGCGGGAGGCGGGAGTGCGGCCCGGCGACACGGTCGCGCTGCCGCTGGCCCGGTCCGTGTCCATGGTCGTCGCGCAGCTCGCGGTGCTGAAGGCGGGCGCGTGCTGTCTGCCGCTGGATCCGACGGCTCCGGCGGAACGGCTGGCGGCGCTGGTGGGGGCGGCCGGTGCGAAGGTGGCGGTCGGGGACGCACGACTGCCGTCGCGGATACGGGTGGTGGACCCCTCCGAACCGGACTCCGCCGCGCCACCGGGCATGCCCGTGCCCGCCGAATCCGCCGCCTACGTGATGTACACCTCCGGCTCCACCGGCGAGCCCAAGGGCATCGTCACCCCGCACCGGGCCGTCGTGGAGCTCGCCGCCGACAGCCGCTTCGCGGGCGGTGCGCACCAGCGGGTCCTGCTGCACAGCCCGCACACCTTCGACGCCGCCACCTACGAGACCTGGGTGCCCCTGCTGAACGGCGGCACGGTCGTGATCGCCCCACCCGGGCCCGTCACACCCGAACTGCTCGAGCGGCTGCTGCCCGAAGCACGTGTCACGGCGCTGTGGCTGACGGCCGAACTGCTGCGCACCGTCGCGGAGATCGCGCCCGGGGCGCTGGGCGCCGTGCGCGAGGTGTGGGCGGGCGGGGACGTGCTGGCGCCCGAGGCGGTCCGGCGGGTGCGCGAGCACTGCCCCGGCACCCGGGTGGTCAACGGCTACGGGCCCACCGAGACGACGGTGTTCGCCACGGCCCACCCGGTGACGGGGGACGTCGGCGCGTCCGTGCCCGTCGGGCGGCCGCTCGACAACACCCGCGCCCATGTCCTCGACCACCTGCTGCGCCCGGTGCCGGCCGGAGCGGTGGGCGAGTTGTACATCGCCGGCACCGGTCTCGCGCACGGCTATCTCAACCGTGCGGGGCAGACCGCCGAGCGCTTCGTCGCCGACCCGTACGGGCCGCCCGGCGCCCGGATGTACCGCACGGGCGACCTGGTGCGCCGGCTGCCCGGCGGCGAGCTGGAGTTCCGGGGCCGGTCCGACGACCAGGTCAAGGTGCGCGGCTTCCGGATCGAGCCCGGCGAGGTGGAGGCCGCGCTGGCCGCGTGCCCCGGCGTGGAGCGGGCCGTGGTCGCCGCGCGCCCCGGGCCGGACGGCGGCAAGAAGCTCGTCGCGTATGTCGTGGGCGGCGACCTGGACCTCGTACGGGAGCATGCGGCGCGCACACTGCCCGCGCATCTGGTGCCGTCGGCGTGGGCCGCGCTGGACGCCGTACCGCTGACCGCGCACGGCAAGGTGGACCGGGCCGCGCTGCCCGAGCCCGGGCCCGAGCGCCCGGGCCGGGGCCACGGCCGGATCGCCCGGCCCGGGCGGGAGCAGCGGCTGTGCGCGCTGTTCGCCCGGGCGCTCGGGACGGACGCGATCGGCCCCGACGCCGACTTCTTCGCGCACGGCGGCCACTCGCTGCTCGCCCTGCGCCTGACCGCGAGCATCCAGGCGGAGCTCGGGGCCCGGGTGTCGCCCGCCGCGCTGTTCGAGGCACCGACCCCGGCCGCGCTCGCCGCCCGGCTCGCCGCCGGGCAGGCCGGAGGGGACGACGAGGACGCCTACGCACCGCTGCTCGCCCTGCGCCGCGAGGGCGACCTGCCGCCGCTGTTCTGTCTGCACCCGGGGCTGGGCCTCGGCTGGGGCTACGCGGCGCTGCTGCCGCACCTCGCCCCCGGCCGGCCGGTGTACGCGCTCCAGACACCGGCACTGCACGGCGAGCAGCTCCCCAAGACGCTGGGCGAACTGGCGGACGACTGTCTGCCGCGCATCCGGGCGGTGCGCCCGCACGGGCCGTATCTGCTGCTGGGCCGCTCCTTCGGCGGGCCCTTCGCCCATGAGCTGGCGGTGCGGCTGCGGGCGGCCGGTGAGGAGGTCGCGCTGGTCGCCGTGCTGGACGCGATGCCGAAGCCGCCCGAGGTGGCGCGGGTGCCGCTGGACCCGGCGGTCGTGGAGCAGGTGGCACTGGGCAACCTGCTGCGCAACGCGCTGCCCGGAGTGCCGGCCGGGCCCGGACCGCTGGACCGCGCCGAGGTGATCGCCCGCGTCCACGCGCACAGCGCGCTCCTCGCCGACCTCGACGAACCGCGCCTCGGCGCACTGCTCGGCGCGATGGAGCGGTACATCGAGATGGCCCGCGCCTGGCAGCCGTCGCCGTACGACGGCCGGGTGACCCTCTTCTCCGCGACCCGCGCCTCGGAGGCGAGCACCGAGGACAAGCGCACGGCCTGGCGCGCCTGCGCGGCCGGGGTGGACGTACACGAACTGGACTGCGAGCACAGCGATGTGCTCACGCCGGGGCCGGTCGGCGAGATCGCCGCGGCCGTCGAGGACGTACTACAGGGGGAACGAACCGTTGGACGCTGA